The following are encoded in a window of Paenibacillus polymyxa genomic DNA:
- a CDS encoding YpuI family protein encodes MSAVNVQKLCESAQERLKTAVKRVETFLNEHALPQLAADGNEESVLFYKGLLSDLRHVLVFSEVSYEKLGVALRRANFDVDFAEKALYNVYHDCVNSFFYPKNESYAEDGRYAYTGQDAIRFRKTPVPAAREVIMDITKNFEELRDDLTYYESDYLTQRRMQTRRTHA; translated from the coding sequence ATGTCAGCAGTCAACGTACAAAAATTATGTGAGTCGGCGCAGGAGAGACTGAAAACTGCCGTGAAACGGGTGGAAACATTCCTCAATGAGCATGCTCTGCCGCAACTTGCTGCAGATGGCAATGAGGAGTCCGTACTTTTTTACAAAGGCCTTTTGTCGGATCTCCGTCATGTCCTTGTTTTTTCCGAAGTATCTTATGAAAAGCTGGGTGTGGCTTTACGCCGTGCCAATTTTGACGTCGATTTTGCGGAGAAGGCATTGTATAACGTTTACCATGACTGCGTGAACAGCTTTTTTTATCCCAAAAATGAATCTTACGCAGAGGATGGACGCTATGCGTATACGGGACAAGATGCTATTCGCTTCCGTAAAACGCCAGTGCCAGCCGCTCGCGAAGTGATCATGGACATTACGAAAAATTTTGAAGAATTGCGTGATGATCTGACTTATTATGAAAGTGACTATTTGACTCAGCGCCGGATGCAGACTCGACGTACTCATGCCTAA
- a CDS encoding S8 family peptidase, which produces MSRRKWLKPLLGAAAGVLLITLMLPSRDHRHTPQPEYTAKMVPQQEKQLKKGMLALDLSATDTLTRMDARQDIQYVMRELDGKTADQKRQFTRTLQQSHSHLHTLLWIHTRDGNTSTYTGGKSQTRLLSHPQIKSSLAAARRSVMQNKSYESAAFQAEGGKYFVMAEPSADGTCGVAALVSQQVLRDVEKHQRKNLRLIPYPKEGSYKIESVHPDTLHDITVKTGHDNENASHYFENEIVVRFRHNPDSRQLQEIAADLHCAPGRKLGYTYVFHSDKMNFKELKQYFSRKWNPLYIEPHYMYLTNEKTPIQADSSIPNDLLFSRYQWNLPATETNRGWKLSKGSKDVIVAVVDTGVDLDHPDLKGQILSGHNVVNPSEKPYDDVGHGTHVAGIISALVNNAEGVAGMTWYNKVMPIKVLDQSGSGTTYSVAEGIIWAADHGAKVINLSLGNYAQAEFLHDAIKYAYDKDVVLVAATGNDNTERPGYPAAYPEVFAVSATDSSMHRASFSNYGDYVDVMAPGASIASTYPGNQYAALSGTSMASPHVSALAALIRSINPDLTNKEVMELMRSSVIDLGTPGHDKYFGYGQIDVYKALKAAQRPYVPLQFYPQHLSDKLKSILKKLET; this is translated from the coding sequence ATGTCTCGGCGAAAATGGTTAAAACCCCTGCTCGGAGCAGCTGCCGGGGTGCTTCTCATCACACTGATGCTGCCTTCCCGTGATCACCGCCATACACCGCAGCCCGAATATACGGCCAAGATGGTGCCACAGCAAGAGAAGCAGCTCAAAAAAGGAATGTTGGCTTTGGACCTGTCCGCTACGGATACCCTCACACGCATGGATGCAAGGCAGGATATTCAATACGTGATGCGGGAGCTTGATGGTAAAACTGCTGATCAGAAAAGGCAGTTTACCCGCACGCTCCAGCAATCGCACAGTCATCTTCATACGTTACTGTGGATTCACACACGCGACGGGAACACGAGCACCTATACGGGCGGTAAATCACAAACTCGTCTGCTGAGTCATCCTCAAATTAAAAGCAGTTTGGCCGCGGCTCGCCGTTCCGTCATGCAAAATAAATCCTACGAATCTGCTGCATTTCAGGCTGAAGGCGGTAAATATTTTGTCATGGCAGAACCATCTGCTGACGGAACATGTGGCGTTGCTGCCCTGGTCAGTCAGCAAGTATTGCGAGACGTGGAGAAGCATCAGCGTAAGAATTTGCGGTTGATTCCCTATCCAAAAGAAGGCAGCTACAAAATCGAATCCGTACATCCCGACACATTGCACGATATTACTGTCAAGACGGGCCACGACAACGAAAATGCAAGTCATTATTTTGAAAACGAAATTGTCGTTCGCTTCCGTCACAATCCTGATTCACGACAACTGCAGGAAATTGCAGCAGATTTACACTGTGCGCCAGGCCGCAAGCTTGGTTATACCTATGTATTTCATTCAGATAAGATGAACTTCAAGGAGCTAAAGCAATATTTTTCAAGAAAGTGGAACCCGCTTTATATTGAGCCTCACTATATGTATCTAACCAATGAGAAAACACCTATCCAAGCGGACAGCTCTATCCCCAATGATTTGCTCTTTTCCCGCTATCAATGGAATCTGCCGGCTACGGAAACCAACCGGGGTTGGAAATTAAGCAAAGGCAGCAAGGATGTAATTGTCGCTGTCGTAGATACGGGAGTAGATTTGGATCACCCCGACCTAAAAGGTCAAATCCTTTCAGGGCATAACGTGGTAAACCCGTCTGAAAAACCTTATGATGACGTCGGTCACGGAACGCACGTCGCCGGCATCATTTCTGCCCTCGTGAATAATGCTGAGGGGGTCGCTGGCATGACATGGTACAACAAAGTCATGCCGATTAAGGTACTTGACCAATCTGGCTCCGGTACGACTTACTCGGTTGCAGAAGGTATTATATGGGCAGCTGATCATGGGGCCAAGGTCATCAATTTGAGTCTGGGCAATTACGCACAAGCTGAATTTTTGCATGATGCGATCAAATACGCCTATGATAAAGATGTCGTATTAGTTGCAGCCACAGGTAATGACAATACGGAACGACCTGGCTATCCAGCAGCGTATCCAGAAGTATTTGCCGTTTCCGCTACAGATTCTTCTATGCACCGTGCATCCTTTTCTAACTATGGAGATTATGTAGACGTCATGGCTCCAGGTGCAAGTATCGCCAGTACGTACCCAGGGAATCAATATGCTGCACTGTCAGGCACTTCCATGGCCAGTCCCCATGTATCAGCGCTTGCTGCACTGATTCGATCCATTAACCCCGATCTGACCAACAAAGAGGTAATGGAATTAATGAGAAGCAGCGTAATTGACTTGGGCACACCAGGGCATGACAAATATTTCGGGTATGGTCAAATTGACGTGTATAAAGCGTTGAAAGCAGCACAACGTCCATATGTTCCTTTGCAATTCTATCCACAGCATTTAAGTGACAAGTTAAAATCAATATTAAAGAAACTGGAAACGTAA
- a CDS encoding PLP-dependent aminotransferase family protein produces MHIDLSRNSSVKLYLQIAKTLADRIQSGLLPQGTKLPSVRHLSSLLAVSPVTVSKAYAELESIHLVTCTQGKGCYVAEPSVAVQGEGAQDLSWQMSLIDYLPRAQLWRNFNHSRQVPYSFHIAAIQPELLPTREIIADTQRLSSGNPDAMAAYGTFEGDLALREVFVDHLNERGICTVAEQLLVTSGAQQGIDLVARTFVGSGDVVYMEAPTYTGAIDVFTSRGAKVIMIPMDEQGMRIDILTRLCDTHPPKLIYTIPTFHNPTGVTLTMARRTQLLDLAQSYHCLIVEDDPFSDLYYKTKPPLSIKAHDQSGHVIYIKSFSKTVAPGCRIACVAATGSVMDRLVAAKSTTDLGSPLLTQKALLPFIKNRLDQHLVWLREQMRDRLTVALHTLQRYAPPEVSWYAPEGGLNVWIKLPPNVDIPELERLADREGVSFLPGAVCYAGGMDSNHIRISFSYADKETLKTGLHKLCRLLGELLDRSVIVERKPIL; encoded by the coding sequence ATGCATATTGATCTCAGCCGCAATAGCAGTGTCAAATTATATTTACAGATTGCCAAAACATTAGCAGATCGCATCCAGTCTGGATTGCTGCCTCAGGGCACAAAGCTTCCGTCTGTCCGTCATCTGTCCAGCTTGCTTGCGGTAAGTCCCGTAACTGTAAGCAAGGCGTATGCTGAGCTGGAGTCTATTCATTTGGTTACTTGTACACAGGGAAAAGGTTGCTATGTAGCGGAGCCTTCGGTAGCTGTTCAAGGTGAGGGAGCGCAGGATTTGTCATGGCAAATGTCGCTGATCGATTATTTGCCGCGCGCACAGCTATGGAGAAACTTTAACCATAGCAGACAGGTTCCCTATTCTTTTCATATAGCAGCAATTCAACCGGAGCTTCTTCCTACACGCGAAATCATTGCTGATACTCAACGTCTATCCTCTGGAAATCCCGATGCAATGGCGGCATATGGGACTTTTGAAGGTGATTTAGCGCTGAGGGAAGTGTTTGTAGATCACTTGAACGAACGCGGTATATGCACAGTGGCAGAACAGCTACTCGTGACCAGTGGTGCCCAACAAGGGATTGACTTGGTGGCACGTACTTTTGTTGGTTCTGGAGATGTTGTCTACATGGAGGCTCCTACATATACGGGGGCCATTGATGTGTTTACCAGTCGTGGTGCCAAAGTAATTATGATTCCGATGGATGAGCAGGGCATGCGGATCGATATCCTCACACGTCTTTGCGACACTCATCCCCCAAAACTGATCTACACGATACCCACTTTTCATAATCCTACCGGAGTAACTTTAACGATGGCCAGACGCACACAATTACTGGATCTAGCTCAAAGTTATCATTGTCTCATTGTTGAAGATGATCCATTTTCCGACCTTTATTATAAAACAAAGCCGCCACTCTCTATAAAGGCGCATGATCAGTCAGGACATGTGATATATATCAAAAGCTTTAGCAAAACCGTTGCTCCCGGCTGCCGTATAGCTTGTGTAGCGGCCACGGGCAGTGTAATGGATCGTTTGGTGGCTGCCAAGTCTACAACGGATTTGGGGAGCCCTCTATTAACACAAAAAGCGCTACTGCCCTTTATCAAGAACCGACTTGATCAGCATCTTGTTTGGTTGCGGGAACAAATGCGGGATCGGTTGACAGTCGCATTGCACACGCTCCAGCGCTATGCTCCGCCAGAGGTCAGCTGGTATGCTCCCGAAGGCGGCCTAAATGTGTGGATTAAGCTTCCTCCTAATGTTGATATTCCAGAATTGGAGCGGCTGGCTGACCGAGAAGGCGTTTCCTTTTTACCTGGGGCAGTTTGCTATGCAGGTGGTATGGACAGTAATCATATCCGTATTTCTTTTTCGTATGCGGACAAGGAAACACTTAAAACAGGTCTTCACAAACTGTGCCGTTTGTTGGGTGAACTGCTTGATCGTTCGGTCATTGTTGAACGGAAGCCTATTTTATAA
- a CDS encoding PLP-dependent aminotransferase family protein, producing MEHKFSGMARTQGSSMVRDILKLTQGTDVLSLAGGLPADAFFPIEAVAKAYERVFRLGGTTALQYGLTEGYIPLRERLAAIMSSQGISVNRDNIIMTTGSQQTIDLVSRVLLDPQDTVLVESPTYLAALQVFNSYGANIVSVDTDSNGMQLEDLEAKIKKHQPKFVYVIPTFSNPAGSVWSMERRTGVVELCRKYGTLIFEDDPYGRLKFDENLNFPSLFSIDQQLGGDSHVMYTSTFSKTVAPGVRSGWLVADQAIVVKVANAKQSADLHSSSIDQRALNELLDFFDLDGHIRTVSAEYHSRMLRLTSLMKERQWEGITWNDALGGMFMWVTLPEGFRSDRLLQLAIQEGVAFVPGQVFYADLSGSNHMRINFTHTDPSLLPKAVDRLDRALKMYTEESVVKSVR from the coding sequence TTGGAACACAAATTTTCGGGTATGGCTCGTACTCAGGGATCGTCCATGGTAAGGGACATTTTAAAGCTGACACAGGGAACAGATGTGTTATCTCTGGCAGGCGGCCTTCCTGCCGATGCCTTTTTCCCCATCGAAGCTGTTGCTAAAGCCTATGAGCGGGTATTTCGTCTCGGCGGTACTACCGCTCTTCAATACGGCCTAACCGAGGGCTACATTCCTCTACGGGAACGTCTTGCAGCAATCATGTCATCCCAAGGCATCTCCGTCAACAGAGATAATATCATTATGACGACGGGTTCACAGCAGACCATTGATCTGGTTTCGCGTGTGTTGCTCGATCCGCAGGATACTGTATTGGTGGAGTCCCCTACTTATTTGGCCGCTCTTCAGGTATTTAATTCCTATGGTGCCAACATTGTAAGTGTAGATACAGACTCTAACGGTATGCAATTAGAAGATCTTGAAGCCAAGATCAAAAAACATCAGCCTAAATTCGTGTATGTCATCCCCACCTTCTCCAACCCGGCAGGAAGTGTTTGGAGTATGGAACGCAGAACAGGCGTTGTTGAACTATGCCGTAAATACGGCACTTTGATTTTTGAAGATGATCCTTACGGACGTCTTAAATTTGACGAAAACCTTAACTTTCCATCCCTTTTCTCAATTGATCAACAGTTAGGTGGAGACAGTCATGTAATGTACACTTCTACATTCTCTAAAACTGTCGCTCCAGGTGTTCGCTCTGGATGGTTGGTAGCCGATCAAGCTATCGTCGTTAAAGTCGCGAATGCCAAACAATCTGCCGATCTGCACTCCAGCAGTATTGATCAACGTGCTTTGAATGAGTTATTGGACTTTTTTGACTTGGACGGACATATTCGTACCGTGTCCGCTGAGTACCATTCTCGTATGCTACGTCTCACGTCGCTAATGAAAGAACGCCAATGGGAAGGAATTACCTGGAATGATGCACTTGGCGGTATGTTTATGTGGGTTACCCTACCTGAGGGCTTCCGTTCTGACCGGTTGCTGCAACTCGCAATTCAGGAAGGAGTCGCATTTGTGCCTGGACAAGTCTTCTATGCTGACCTGAGCGGCAGCAACCATATGCGAATCAACTTCACGCATACCGATCCTTCCCTGCTTCCAAAAGCAGTTGACCGATTGGATCGAGCACTGAAGATGTACACAGAGGAAAGTGTGGTAAAAAGCGTACGCTGA
- a CDS encoding Nif3-like dinuclear metal center hexameric protein, with translation MFAKGQTVISYMEQLAPKYLAVPDDRIGLQLGSLQKEIKSILVALDVNDEVVEEAIRIKADLIIAHHAIIFRPLKALNTDQPAGRLYEKLIKNDIAVYISHTNLDTAEDGMNDWMAEALGIQSEGTLEDVHTEQLFKLVVFVPKTHHQRVLDAVLGAGAGHIGNYSHCSFNIDGYGTFVPGEGTQPFLGEPGKMERSEEVRIETIVPQGVRNKVVQAMLKAHPYEEVAYDLYHMGLQGRSFGLGRVGKLKEARTLREFVDVVKKGLNVEHVRVVGDLDRTIKKAAVLGGSGSRYVNKSLFKGADVLVTGDIDYHTAQDALMAGIAIIDPGHNAEKIMKPKTAEWMRKRLAEGRYSTEVHVSQVETEPFQFL, from the coding sequence ATGTTTGCCAAAGGACAGACAGTAATTAGCTACATGGAGCAGCTGGCTCCAAAATACTTGGCAGTTCCAGACGATAGAATCGGGCTTCAGCTGGGTAGTCTGCAAAAGGAAATCAAAAGCATATTAGTAGCCCTGGATGTTAATGATGAGGTTGTCGAAGAGGCAATCCGCATAAAAGCAGACCTTATTATTGCGCATCATGCGATTATATTCCGCCCACTTAAAGCTTTGAACACGGATCAGCCTGCGGGCAGATTGTATGAAAAGCTGATCAAGAATGATATTGCTGTCTACATCAGTCATACGAATCTGGATACGGCTGAGGACGGCATGAATGACTGGATGGCGGAAGCACTGGGTATTCAAAGTGAAGGTACGTTGGAGGATGTTCACACCGAGCAATTGTTCAAGCTTGTTGTTTTCGTACCCAAAACACATCATCAACGGGTACTGGATGCCGTACTGGGGGCGGGAGCTGGACATATTGGCAACTACAGCCATTGCAGCTTTAACATTGATGGCTACGGAACTTTTGTGCCGGGTGAAGGCACACAGCCGTTTTTGGGTGAGCCGGGTAAAATGGAACGTAGTGAAGAGGTTCGTATTGAGACCATTGTACCGCAGGGTGTACGCAATAAAGTTGTTCAAGCGATGCTGAAGGCTCATCCTTATGAAGAGGTGGCTTATGACCTGTACCATATGGGTTTGCAAGGCCGTAGCTTTGGTTTGGGGCGGGTGGGCAAGCTCAAGGAAGCCCGCACGTTACGGGAGTTTGTCGATGTTGTGAAAAAAGGTCTCAACGTCGAGCATGTACGTGTGGTGGGCGACTTAGATCGTACGATCAAAAAGGCAGCCGTGCTTGGGGGCTCTGGCAGCCGTTATGTGAACAAGTCGCTTTTTAAGGGGGCTGATGTTTTAGTCACGGGGGATATTGACTATCACACGGCTCAGGATGCCCTTATGGCGGGGATTGCTATTATTGACCCTGGACATAACGCTGAAAAGATTATGAAGCCTAAAACTGCAGAGTGGATGCGTAAACGCTTGGCAGAAGGTCGATACTCAACGGAAGTACATGTATCTCAGGTGGAAACCGAACCTTTTCAATTTTTGTAA
- a CDS encoding tRNA (adenine(22)-N(1))-methyltransferase, whose product MKLSQRLQYIMEQIPAGSRLADIGSDHGLLPVAAVRSGRVPQAVAGEVNDGPLRAAQKQVAEAGLTNRIAVRKGDGLAVIKANEVDVITIAGMGGALIASILEQGKDKLVSVKQLVLQPNVGEDILRRWLIEHQWVLTSEHIMEEDGKIYEILTAVPDSVSPLKQDELYQPWKLPDSSLVLTQDLLMQLGPLLVKAPNEIFFYKWKLEIRKLEDVLAQVARSDQESAQHKREQLRKQIEQLEEVLACLPKDRQ is encoded by the coding sequence ATGAAACTTTCTCAACGATTACAATATATTATGGAACAAATTCCTGCCGGGAGCAGACTTGCGGATATTGGCTCGGATCATGGACTGCTCCCTGTGGCTGCAGTGCGTAGTGGCAGAGTACCGCAAGCCGTGGCGGGTGAAGTCAACGATGGGCCGTTGCGTGCGGCTCAAAAGCAGGTGGCCGAAGCAGGTCTTACTAATCGCATTGCGGTTAGAAAGGGAGATGGCTTGGCTGTAATTAAGGCCAATGAGGTTGATGTTATTACAATAGCCGGCATGGGTGGTGCCTTGATCGCTTCCATTCTAGAGCAAGGGAAAGACAAGCTTGTTTCAGTAAAACAACTTGTTCTACAGCCTAACGTAGGCGAGGATATTTTACGCCGATGGCTCATTGAACATCAATGGGTACTAACAAGTGAACATATTATGGAAGAAGACGGAAAAATATATGAGATTCTGACGGCAGTACCTGATTCGGTAAGCCCACTGAAACAGGATGAGCTGTATCAACCATGGAAACTTCCCGATAGTTCGCTGGTACTGACACAGGATTTGTTAATGCAACTCGGGCCGCTATTGGTTAAAGCACCGAATGAAATCTTTTTTTATAAATGGAAATTGGAGATTCGCAAGCTTGAGGATGTGCTGGCACAAGTGGCACGGTCAGATCAGGAATCCGCACAGCATAAGCGGGAACAATTGCGCAAGCAAATTGAACAGCTAGAGGAGGTACTTGCATGTTTGCCAAAGGACAGACAGTAA
- the rpoD gene encoding RNA polymerase sigma factor RpoD — translation MANDQHTELETELTLDQVKDQLIELGKKSSSLNYKDIMEKLSPFDQDPEQMDEFYEQLGDLGIEVVNDNDEEVTRLRQNDDPENNDGDDFNFDDDLSLPPGIKINDPVRMYLKEIGRVPLLSADDEVELAKRINNGDEEAKRRLAEANLRLVVSIAKRYVGRGMLFLDLIQEGNMGLIKAVEKFDYEKGFKFSTYATWWIRQAITRAIADQARTIRIPVHMVETINKLIRVSRQLLQELGREPTPEEVAAEMELSVEKVREIMKIAQEPVSLETPIGEEDDSHLGDFIEDQEALAPADAAAYELLKEQLEDVLDTLTEREENVLRLRFGLDDGRTRTLEEVGKVFGVTRERIRQIEAKALRKLRHPSRSKRLKDFLE, via the coding sequence ATGGCGAATGATCAGCATACTGAACTGGAGACGGAACTAACACTGGATCAGGTTAAAGATCAACTGATTGAGTTGGGTAAAAAAAGTTCCTCTCTGAACTACAAAGATATCATGGAAAAACTGTCGCCGTTTGATCAGGACCCCGAGCAAATGGATGAGTTTTATGAGCAGCTGGGTGACTTGGGGATTGAGGTTGTGAATGACAACGACGAAGAAGTTACCAGATTGCGTCAAAATGACGACCCGGAAAACAATGATGGGGATGATTTTAATTTCGATGACGATCTGAGCCTGCCTCCCGGTATTAAAATTAATGACCCGGTCCGGATGTACTTGAAGGAAATCGGTCGTGTACCGTTGCTTTCTGCTGATGATGAGGTGGAGCTTGCCAAACGGATCAATAACGGCGATGAAGAAGCTAAGCGTCGGTTGGCAGAAGCGAACTTGCGTCTGGTTGTAAGTATTGCCAAACGTTATGTTGGTCGCGGAATGCTTTTCCTGGATCTGATTCAGGAAGGTAATATGGGTTTGATTAAAGCAGTAGAAAAATTTGATTACGAAAAAGGCTTTAAATTCAGTACGTATGCAACCTGGTGGATTCGTCAGGCCATTACGCGCGCAATAGCCGATCAGGCGAGAACGATCCGTATTCCGGTGCATATGGTGGAAACGATCAACAAGCTGATTCGCGTATCGCGTCAACTGTTGCAAGAGCTGGGGCGCGAACCTACGCCGGAAGAAGTGGCTGCCGAGATGGAGCTGAGCGTGGAAAAAGTACGGGAGATTATGAAAATTGCCCAAGAACCGGTTTCATTGGAAACACCAATTGGTGAAGAGGATGACTCACATCTGGGGGATTTCATTGAGGATCAGGAAGCATTGGCGCCTGCAGATGCGGCTGCCTATGAACTTCTGAAGGAACAACTTGAGGATGTACTGGATACGTTGACCGAACGGGAAGAGAATGTTTTGCGTCTCCGCTTTGGTTTGGACGACGGAAGAACCAGAACTCTTGAAGAAGTGGGTAAAGTGTTCGGTGTTACACGTGAACGTATTCGTCAGATTGAGGCCAAAGCGCTGCGTAAGTTGCGCCATCCAAGCCGCAGTAAGCGACTGAAGGATTTCCTCGAATAG
- the dnaG gene encoding DNA primase: MSNGIELYLRAKEMKVVNMSAGQGNIPDDIIESVLQHHDIVDTVSKYVHLTKQGKYMKGLCPFHSEKTPSFTVTPDRQIFYCYGCGAGGNAIKFMMEIEGLSFPEAVRTMAEESHIPLGEWQGRDSSHQHPELDRLLQAYELTSKMYHFLLKNTEHGKPAMEYLRSRGFSDKIIDQFQIGYAPNRWDTIVQFLEKRSFDPVEMEKGGLISPRHEGDGYVDRFRDRIMFPIWNRNGKVIAFAGRILGEGQPKYLNSPETKLFNKSRTLYNLHHAKTSIRKLRQSVLFEGYGDVISAWEAGVQNGVAAMGTALTEHHATMLKGLCDEVIICYDGDRAGQAAALKNFPLLENAGLHVKVALVTDGMDPDDFIRQYGGERFQRQIIESAVSTVKFKLIYLKKNHILQEEEGRIAYSREALNVIAPLSSPTEREVYLREVSSEVKVDFETLKQECNLLRQSLQKKQNFGDNNENGWNNGRHKKGQVSTPNLLPAYHVAERRLLHWMMQDLEAAEYVEKHLGDAFNIEDHAAIAAYLYAYYAQGKLPDTSRFISSLQDDRLEKNVSSIMMMDAPGVWAPHILDDYIHQVRKFPLQEQLDLKREEMRAAERLGDFLRAAQIASEIIALERQ, from the coding sequence ATGAGTAACGGTATCGAATTATATTTACGTGCTAAAGAGATGAAGGTGGTTAATATGAGTGCCGGACAAGGCAACATACCGGACGATATCATTGAGTCGGTTTTACAACATCATGATATTGTAGATACGGTAAGCAAGTACGTGCATTTGACCAAGCAGGGGAAATATATGAAAGGCCTCTGTCCTTTTCATTCCGAAAAAACCCCTTCATTCACCGTGACACCGGATCGTCAGATTTTTTACTGCTACGGCTGCGGCGCGGGAGGCAATGCCATCAAATTTATGATGGAAATCGAAGGACTATCCTTTCCCGAAGCTGTCAGGACAATGGCAGAAGAAAGTCATATCCCGCTCGGCGAATGGCAGGGACGTGATTCATCGCATCAGCATCCTGAGTTGGACAGGCTGTTGCAAGCGTATGAGTTAACTTCTAAGATGTACCATTTTTTGCTTAAAAATACGGAGCACGGCAAACCAGCCATGGAATACTTGCGCTCACGGGGATTCAGTGACAAGATCATTGATCAATTTCAAATTGGCTATGCACCCAACCGATGGGATACGATCGTTCAGTTTCTGGAGAAGCGTTCTTTTGATCCCGTGGAGATGGAAAAGGGAGGGCTTATTTCTCCCCGGCATGAGGGTGATGGATATGTGGATCGATTCAGAGATCGTATCATGTTTCCCATTTGGAATCGCAACGGAAAAGTTATTGCCTTTGCAGGCCGTATACTTGGTGAGGGACAGCCGAAGTATTTGAATTCACCGGAGACCAAGCTATTCAACAAGAGCCGAACGCTGTACAATCTCCATCATGCTAAAACCTCAATTCGCAAGCTACGCCAAAGTGTTCTTTTTGAGGGCTATGGTGATGTTATCTCGGCGTGGGAAGCTGGCGTACAAAATGGGGTGGCCGCCATGGGCACTGCTCTAACGGAGCACCATGCTACGATGTTAAAAGGACTGTGCGACGAGGTTATTATTTGTTATGATGGTGACCGGGCAGGACAAGCTGCTGCGCTTAAAAATTTTCCGCTGTTGGAAAATGCGGGGCTTCACGTGAAAGTAGCACTGGTCACTGACGGTATGGACCCGGATGATTTTATCCGGCAATACGGCGGCGAACGATTCCAGCGCCAAATTATCGAAAGTGCTGTTTCAACGGTGAAATTTAAGCTTATATATCTGAAAAAAAACCATATACTGCAAGAGGAAGAAGGAAGAATCGCGTATTCCCGCGAAGCATTAAATGTCATTGCACCTCTGTCATCCCCGACCGAGCGGGAAGTGTATCTGCGCGAAGTATCATCCGAAGTCAAGGTGGATTTTGAAACCTTGAAGCAAGAATGCAATTTACTCCGTCAATCCCTGCAAAAAAAACAGAACTTTGGGGATAATAACGAAAATGGGTGGAATAATGGTAGGCATAAAAAAGGGCAGGTGTCCACACCTAATCTGTTGCCAGCTTACCATGTGGCTGAACGCAGGCTGCTTCACTGGATGATGCAGGATTTAGAAGCTGCAGAGTATGTAGAAAAGCATCTGGGCGACGCCTTTAATATTGAGGATCATGCAGCAATTGCTGCTTATCTATATGCCTATTACGCGCAAGGGAAGTTACCGGATACAAGCCGTTTTATTTCATCTTTGCAAGACGACCGACTGGAGAAGAACGTAAGTTCGATCATGATGATGGATGCTCCAGGCGTATGGGCACCGCACATTTTGGATGATTATATTCATCAAGTGCGAAAATTTCCATTGCAGGAGCAACTGGATTTGAAAAGGGAAGAAATGAGAGCCGCTGAGCGCTTAGGTGACTTTTTGCGCGCAGCACAAATTGCAAGTGAGATTATAGCCCTAGAGAGACAATGA
- a CDS encoding YaiI/YqxD family protein: protein MEGTGTLLDVRIVVDGDACPVKSEIAEIASRFHIEVIMVSSYDHLIQGSKGVSVVKVDRSDQSADLYIANHIRRGDIVTTNDYGLAALALAKGCEVMSFRGAMYRNDSIDFMLDRRHTSAKERKKGRYGKGPKPFTLEDREVFQHKLTKLLLRLQENE, encoded by the coding sequence ATGGAGGGAACCGGAACTTTACTGGATGTGCGGATCGTTGTTGACGGGGACGCTTGTCCTGTTAAAAGTGAAATTGCGGAGATAGCTTCCCGTTTTCATATTGAGGTTATTATGGTATCTTCATATGATCATCTCATTCAGGGCAGCAAAGGCGTAAGCGTCGTTAAAGTAGACCGAAGCGACCAAAGTGCCGATCTCTATATTGCCAATCATATCCGCCGCGGAGATATTGTAACCACCAATGATTATGGTCTTGCTGCACTTGCCTTGGCAAAAGGTTGTGAAGTGATGTCTTTTCGCGGAGCTATGTATCGAAACGATTCGATAGATTTCATGCTTGACCGACGTCATACTTCTGCCAAAGAACGGAAAAAAGGACGTTATGGAAAAGGTCCTAAACCGTTTACATTAGAGGATCGTGAAGTTTTTCAACATAAACTGACAAAACTTTTACTTCGCTTGCAGGAGAATGAGTAA